In Pedobacter sp. WC2423, the following are encoded in one genomic region:
- a CDS encoding non-ribosomal peptide synthetase, whose translation MEIIHILKTLDKKGVSLEVEHTQIKLKGNISQLSVEEKTFLKENKERIIDYFVKKDTFYFFRDVLYFGNEELDALDLNDLRSSGNMLRQLPFRINKNISATEYNEIKKITKELNITFQSLFLAAYRALLYRYTEQKNVILYTNLLNADGKETLFIKNKIDENDTIKSLIGKEEIAIHAASAGDQWKDLVADQEKNSLLEEFVKTGLFFFSGSQAQIYNPRPEGISTSYIDILINDDQEQLNISIDSHPSYKQEYIQRLLEHLVNIIKNVPVYFNRALHEIDYRCEGENQIPAYPDPDQSQSWENENLIAKFEASFSKYSVKTAIDFEGKLLSYGDVKYLSDKVAYYISSYTGNDKSYIGICLNKSEYFIPVLLGVIKSGNAYVVIDPFIPEKRKKSLLEDISCKLIFDELQLQGFLEKIENITPSQLKTSMHQDDPVYLMCTSGSTGKPKVAINTHKGFLNLLNWYKNDIGIAEDDNIGIISNVSFDLTQKNYFSPLLAGATIYLENTGLYNIPDFIAKNKITIANVAPAVFSSFTGAEYKVLGSLRKVIFGGEKIDPAIVKNLRNVVNNIRIYNSYGPSEASDVSSYYEINEENTNIYPIGKAIPNVKVYVMDRKYNVLPLALKGEIVIGGIGVGLGYVNNPFETDTRFYEHPEYGRLYRTGDLGRLLEDYNLEFLGRNDFQVKLRGNRVELQEIESATNNYSSHIRTVLANIVSYNSEQYIAVYYSSDLPINNMELKKYLTKYLPDYMIPMYYISLEEFPLTPNGKIDRKALPEVSFKDTIQTAYVEAKGDFEIKIRRIWAGLLNLEESQISTNANFFAIGGTSLKLLQLVKEINQLEEIKQEVTPVNIFEFPQISELAGYLNGEMASSDNNKAIEESLNTIDETLSILNNYSTE comes from the coding sequence ATGGAAATTATACATATTTTAAAAACCCTCGATAAAAAGGGGGTTAGTTTAGAGGTTGAGCATACACAGATTAAGTTAAAAGGGAACATTTCTCAACTTTCTGTAGAGGAAAAAACGTTTTTGAAAGAGAATAAAGAAAGAATAATAGATTATTTCGTCAAAAAAGATACATTTTATTTTTTTCGGGATGTGCTTTATTTTGGAAATGAAGAATTAGATGCTCTTGATTTAAATGATTTAAGGAGCAGTGGAAATATGCTGCGTCAATTACCTTTCAGAATAAACAAAAACATTTCTGCTACGGAGTATAACGAAATAAAAAAAATCACAAAAGAACTTAACATTACTTTTCAGTCTTTATTCCTTGCTGCTTACAGAGCGCTATTATACAGGTATACGGAGCAAAAAAATGTCATTCTGTATACCAATCTTTTAAATGCAGACGGAAAAGAAACGCTATTTATAAAAAATAAAATAGACGAAAATGACACTATAAAAAGTCTTATCGGAAAAGAAGAGATCGCAATTCATGCTGCGTCGGCTGGAGATCAATGGAAAGATTTAGTGGCCGATCAGGAAAAAAACAGCTTACTGGAAGAGTTTGTAAAAACAGGGCTGTTTTTCTTTAGTGGTTCCCAGGCTCAGATATATAATCCAAGACCTGAAGGCATAAGCACTTCGTATATTGATATCCTGATTAACGATGATCAGGAACAGCTTAATATTAGTATTGATTCGCATCCTTCATATAAACAGGAATATATACAGCGGCTGCTTGAGCACCTGGTAAATATAATCAAGAATGTACCGGTCTATTTTAATAGAGCTCTTCATGAAATTGACTATAGGTGTGAAGGTGAAAATCAGATCCCCGCATATCCGGATCCCGATCAATCACAATCATGGGAAAACGAAAACCTGATTGCAAAATTTGAGGCTTCATTTAGCAAATATTCTGTAAAAACGGCGATTGATTTTGAAGGAAAGTTGTTGTCGTATGGCGACGTAAAATACCTCTCGGATAAAGTAGCTTATTACATCAGCAGTTATACAGGAAATGATAAAAGCTATATTGGTATCTGTCTTAATAAATCGGAATATTTTATACCAGTACTATTAGGTGTTATAAAATCAGGAAATGCGTATGTCGTAATTGATCCTTTCATCCCTGAAAAAAGGAAAAAATCATTGCTCGAAGATATAAGCTGTAAGTTGATATTCGATGAACTTCAACTTCAGGGCTTTTTAGAAAAGATAGAGAATATTACTCCTTCACAGCTAAAAACTAGTATGCATCAGGATGATCCAGTATATCTCATGTGTACATCTGGATCTACTGGAAAACCTAAAGTGGCTATTAATACCCACAAAGGATTTCTGAACCTGTTAAATTGGTATAAAAACGATATAGGAATTGCAGAAGATGACAATATTGGAATCATCAGCAACGTCAGTTTTGACCTTACCCAGAAAAATTATTTTTCACCGCTTTTAGCAGGTGCTACAATTTACCTGGAGAATACAGGTTTGTATAATATTCCTGACTTTATAGCTAAAAATAAAATAACGATAGCCAATGTTGCACCGGCTGTATTCAGCTCCTTCACTGGTGCAGAGTATAAAGTATTAGGCTCTTTGCGTAAGGTTATATTTGGTGGAGAGAAAATAGATCCGGCAATTGTCAAAAACCTAAGAAATGTGGTAAATAACATTAGAATATACAATTCTTACGGGCCAAGTGAAGCAAGTGATGTTTCTTCGTATTATGAAATAAATGAAGAAAATACAAATATTTACCCTATAGGAAAAGCGATCCCTAACGTAAAAGTATACGTGATGGACCGTAAATATAATGTTTTGCCTTTAGCACTAAAGGGTGAAATTGTTATAGGGGGTATAGGTGTAGGATTAGGATATGTAAACAATCCTTTTGAAACAGATACCCGTTTCTACGAACATCCCGAATATGGAAGATTATACAGAACTGGAGATTTGGGGAGACTGTTGGAAGACTATAATCTGGAGTTTTTAGGAAGGAATGATTTTCAGGTGAAACTCAGGGGAAACAGGGTAGAGCTACAGGAAATAGAATCTGCTACTAACAATTACTCCAGCCACATCAGAACTGTTCTGGCAAATATCGTTTCTTATAATTCTGAACAATATATCGCAGTATACTATTCTTCGGATCTGCCAATTAACAATATGGAGTTAAAAAAATATTTGACTAAGTATTTGCCAGACTACATGATTCCTATGTATTACATTTCATTGGAAGAGTTTCCTTTAACCCCTAATGGAAAAATTGATAGAAAAGCTTTGCCGGAAGTGTCATTTAAGGATACTATACAAACAGCGTATGTTGAAGCAAAGGGTGATTTTGAAATTAAAATCCGCCGTATCTGGGCAGGTCTTTTAAATCTTGAAGAATCGCAGATAAGTACTAATGCTAACTTTTTTGCAATAGGGGGTACTTCTTTAAAACTTTTACAATTGGTTAAAGAAATCAATCAGTTGGAGGAAATTAAACAGGAAGTAACACCTGTCAATATCTTTGAATTTCCTCAAATTTCAGAATTGGCTGGTTATCTGAATGGAGAAATGGCCTCTTCCGATAACAATAAAGCTATTGAAGAGTCTTTGAATACCATTGATGAGACACTTAGTATTTTAAATAATTATTCAACAGAATAA
- a CDS encoding amino acid adenylation domain-containing protein produces the protein MIKRYNLSPQQSITYLTDSDSYNVMSFSLDETYSRKFYDAVEEVLNDELCIYMSIASLGKEAILSVGEERNFEVKLLRKEEIENAENQTYKKHNLSITIVQNNEHIVSVTFKYCLYYFDNWSIITLYHRILKKYHTGTYEKSDVDYLQYSAWREHIISEEENEENLEFWKDIMKNFRPFRTNLELNLSEPGKRKTQIHKLGDKLVQVLRKPPIDKEILLLSGLHYTLSQVSADKNAAYGLGYVSHGRSFDQLYNNIGLYANPLPFSAEAIKGFSKIEEYCGSIAKLMMLLNSRKEYIPYNQDYSDFMKSNFRYIFEFIDLGVITKDKTQVSQIIDHRNNYSGLITQVYSAQDETTIALHHNDTIRSEDIAYFMQLWEHNTIQLIEKFHENIDAIESDETGSAKQLKKESTETGESLLDRYFDIVQHFPDRIAIEDENGKYSYKQIDDKSNELSALILQKISDTSSPTIGVMYDADYHLIVAFLAILKINGSIVPIDPNDSGQRIKHILNNVNAQLLITGSSYQKEEFEPKLFIDTLNLTGTNSKADNFFKSSVRTPDSTSYIIYTSGTTGVPKGVCIQDKSLINYIDFLNGTLDISHNDTSILLSSYAFDLGYTSLWGTLLSGGKLHMVKKDTLYDVDDVISKIIDKKITYIKTTPSYFNAILNAKDFHKIEGSALKKIILGGEKIKTKDLTDFKKYFQNIELINHYGPTETTIGTVFKRIKSIEKYAERPVIGTPIPNNFVVVLDERNKEVQKYETGNIYIGGAGLAKGYLHNDDLTSEKFIVHPEYGRMYTTGDVGFFTLENEIMFLGRGDSQVKIRGYRVEPDEVKNVISSFPEVTDAVVLPVENNGDTGLCAFIAGFSKEKASVLEEFLKISLPEYMIPAKILFIDKVPLTTNNKVDLKALQHLYEEDKSGKGISGLYKEKGSFVTTELHGPLLRIWKETLMVDEITGSSNFFSLGGHSLKGIQMLNKIYKEFNIKITLGDIYKYPEFEGLSGFLLEKVNQSDESRYTRIYPVPVQSRYEVSNSQKRMWLSTIKKESAALFNVPMHYLINGALNIDAIKASFLALIQKHETLRTVFKYEDGDIYQYILSIEDIDLHIPVVDITDTSLIISFLRQERYKSFDLSRELPIRLTLIKKSETAYILATTLHHIISDGWSRKLLYKEIKENYNTYLKDRHIDIRPLAIQYKDYVSWHKRKYNTYEDFWKSFFSEDIPALDFPIDYVRPGMISYNGTAISTTLTKNLAGLKQSLKERSLSLNNYLIGIYGLLIHAYTDQSKFYIGTISSGRTHVDTEQIIGSFINYLPLKIKVSSGMNLNTFLEENTKGFVQVYENEDYPFDLMVEKYLLSNDASRNPFFDTTIILHNEEEVSRKVFFDDGVEIEEFIHEEEIGTHSKIEFKIDLTIRKEELNIRLEYNTDIFSESKMRKFLQLYSDLIEKMVNNYGDTLNEVIDALRIEISQDQEFLI, from the coding sequence ATGATAAAAAGATATAATCTGTCACCTCAGCAAAGTATTACATATCTGACTGATAGTGACTCGTACAATGTAATGTCTTTTTCTCTGGACGAAACTTACAGCCGGAAATTTTATGATGCTGTAGAGGAAGTTCTGAATGATGAACTATGTATTTACATGAGTATTGCTTCTTTAGGAAAAGAAGCAATTTTAAGTGTGGGTGAGGAAAGAAATTTCGAAGTGAAATTATTGCGGAAAGAAGAGATAGAAAACGCAGAAAATCAAACCTATAAAAAGCATAACCTGAGTATTACCATTGTTCAGAATAATGAGCATATAGTGAGCGTAACATTTAAGTATTGCCTTTACTATTTTGATAACTGGAGTATAATAACTCTGTACCACCGTATTTTAAAGAAGTATCATACCGGAACTTATGAAAAATCTGATGTGGACTACCTGCAATACTCAGCTTGGCGGGAACATATTATCAGTGAAGAAGAAAATGAAGAAAATCTGGAATTCTGGAAAGATATAATGAAAAATTTCCGGCCTTTCAGAACAAATTTAGAATTGAACCTTTCTGAACCGGGAAAAAGGAAAACACAAATCCATAAACTAGGCGATAAACTGGTACAGGTATTACGAAAACCTCCCATTGACAAAGAGATACTGTTGCTTTCAGGATTGCATTATACCCTTTCCCAGGTATCTGCAGATAAAAATGCGGCATACGGACTAGGCTATGTAAGTCATGGCAGAAGTTTTGATCAACTTTACAATAATATAGGGCTTTACGCCAATCCCTTGCCTTTCAGTGCAGAAGCGATCAAAGGTTTCTCGAAAATAGAAGAATACTGTGGCAGCATAGCAAAATTAATGATGCTACTGAATAGCCGTAAAGAGTATATTCCCTATAATCAGGACTATTCGGATTTTATGAAATCAAATTTCCGGTATATTTTTGAGTTTATTGATTTGGGCGTAATTACTAAAGATAAAACCCAGGTGAGTCAGATAATAGATCACCGGAATAATTACTCCGGTTTGATTACTCAAGTCTATTCCGCACAAGATGAAACAACTATTGCCCTGCACCATAATGATACAATCAGAAGTGAAGATATAGCATACTTTATGCAATTGTGGGAACACAACACCATTCAACTGATAGAGAAATTTCATGAAAATATAGATGCTATTGAATCTGATGAGACAGGGAGCGCAAAACAGCTGAAAAAAGAAAGTACGGAAACCGGAGAATCGCTTTTGGACAGATATTTTGACATAGTACAGCATTTTCCTGATAGAATCGCTATAGAGGATGAAAACGGAAAATATAGCTATAAACAGATCGATGATAAATCAAATGAACTGTCAGCGTTAATTTTGCAGAAAATATCCGATACTTCTTCTCCCACTATAGGAGTAATGTATGATGCAGATTATCACTTGATTGTTGCTTTTTTAGCCATACTAAAGATCAATGGTAGTATTGTTCCTATTGACCCTAATGATTCCGGGCAAAGAATCAAACATATTCTTAATAATGTAAATGCTCAGCTTTTAATTACAGGAAGCAGTTATCAAAAGGAAGAATTTGAGCCTAAGCTTTTTATAGATACGCTGAATTTAACAGGAACTAATTCTAAAGCTGATAATTTCTTTAAATCCAGTGTTCGTACGCCAGACAGCACTTCATATATTATATATACTTCAGGAACAACCGGAGTTCCTAAAGGAGTTTGTATCCAGGATAAATCTTTGATAAACTATATCGATTTTCTTAACGGAACACTCGATATAAGTCATAATGACACCTCTATACTACTTTCTTCCTATGCTTTTGATTTGGGTTATACGAGCTTATGGGGAACTTTGCTTTCGGGAGGAAAGCTACATATGGTGAAAAAAGATACACTGTACGATGTGGATGATGTGATCAGTAAAATTATAGATAAAAAAATCACTTATATTAAAACAACTCCTTCCTATTTCAATGCAATATTAAATGCGAAGGACTTTCATAAGATTGAAGGATCAGCTCTCAAAAAGATCATTTTAGGAGGAGAAAAAATAAAAACAAAAGATTTAACAGACTTTAAAAAATATTTTCAGAATATAGAGCTGATTAACCACTACGGTCCCACAGAAACCACCATAGGAACTGTCTTCAAAAGGATAAAGAGTATAGAGAAGTATGCTGAAAGACCAGTAATCGGAACCCCGATCCCCAATAATTTTGTTGTTGTTTTGGATGAGAGGAATAAAGAAGTTCAAAAATATGAAACAGGTAATATTTATATTGGAGGTGCAGGGCTTGCTAAAGGATATCTGCATAACGATGATCTTACCTCTGAAAAATTTATTGTCCATCCTGAATATGGAAGGATGTATACTACCGGAGATGTAGGTTTCTTTACTTTGGAAAATGAAATCATGTTCCTGGGAAGAGGGGACAGTCAAGTAAAAATCAGAGGTTACAGGGTAGAGCCGGATGAAGTAAAGAATGTAATCAGTTCTTTTCCAGAAGTAACGGATGCTGTAGTATTGCCTGTAGAAAACAATGGAGATACAGGACTTTGTGCTTTTATAGCAGGCTTCTCCAAAGAAAAAGCTTCTGTTCTGGAAGAGTTTCTGAAAATTTCTCTACCTGAATATATGATTCCGGCCAAAATTTTATTTATAGATAAAGTTCCTTTAACGACAAATAATAAAGTTGATTTAAAAGCTCTTCAACATCTCTATGAGGAAGATAAATCAGGAAAAGGTATTTCTGGGTTGTATAAAGAAAAAGGGAGTTTTGTAACTACAGAATTGCATGGACCACTATTAAGGATCTGGAAAGAAACCCTGATGGTGGATGAGATTACAGGTAGCAGTAATTTCTTTTCTCTGGGAGGGCATAGCTTAAAGGGGATACAAATGCTCAACAAAATCTATAAAGAGTTCAATATAAAAATAACGTTAGGGGATATTTACAAATATCCGGAGTTTGAAGGCCTGTCTGGATTTTTGTTGGAAAAAGTAAATCAGAGCGATGAATCCCGCTATACCAGGATTTACCCTGTACCAGTTCAGTCTAGATATGAAGTTTCAAACTCTCAGAAACGGATGTGGTTGTCTACAATAAAAAAAGAAAGTGCAGCATTATTTAATGTGCCTATGCATTATTTAATTAATGGTGCTCTTAATATTGACGCAATTAAGGCTTCTTTTTTAGCGCTCATACAAAAGCATGAAACCCTTAGAACCGTATTCAAATATGAAGATGGGGATATTTATCAATATATTTTATCAATAGAAGATATTGATCTGCATATTCCTGTCGTAGACATAACCGATACATCGTTAATTATATCTTTTTTGCGGCAGGAAAGATATAAGTCTTTTGATCTTTCCCGTGAACTACCCATAAGGTTAACTTTAATCAAAAAATCAGAAACAGCTTATATTCTTGCAACAACGCTTCATCATATTATTTCTGACGGATGGTCACGGAAACTTTTGTATAAAGAGATCAAAGAAAATTACAATACTTACCTTAAAGATAGGCACATTGATATCAGGCCTTTGGCAATACAGTATAAAGACTATGTCAGCTGGCACAAAAGAAAGTATAATACATACGAGGATTTCTGGAAAAGCTTCTTTTCTGAAGATATTCCCGCCCTGGATTTTCCGATAGACTATGTGCGCCCGGGCATGATCTCTTATAATGGGACTGCCATAAGTACAACACTAACAAAAAACTTAGCTGGCTTGAAGCAAAGTCTTAAAGAGCGGTCTCTATCCCTTAATAATTACCTTATAGGTATATATGGGCTGTTGATCCATGCCTATACTGATCAAAGTAAATTCTACATCGGAACAATTTCTTCAGGAAGGACTCACGTTGACACAGAACAGATTATTGGATCCTTTATCAATTATTTGCCTTTAAAAATTAAGGTTTCATCGGGTATGAACTTGAATACATTCCTTGAAGAAAATACTAAAGGGTTTGTGCAGGTGTATGAAAATGAAGATTATCCTTTTGATCTGATGGTGGAAAAATACTTGCTCAGCAATGATGCATCTAGAAATCCTTTCTTTGATACGACAATTATCCTGCATAATGAAGAAGAAGTTTCCCGTAAAGTATTTTTTGATGATGGAGTAGAAATTGAAGAATTTATCCATGAAGAAGAAATTGGAACTCACTCCAAAATAGAATTCAAAATAGATCTTACGATAAGAAAAGAAGAACTCAACATTCGATTGGAATATAATACAGACATTTTTTCTGAAAGTAAAATGAGGAAATTTCTGCAGTTATATTCAGATCTGATTGAAAAAATGGTGAATAATTATGGGGATACCCTGAATGAAGTTATTGATGCACTACGCATTGAGATTAGTCAGGATCAGGAATTTTTAATATAG
- a CDS encoding class II aldolase/adducin family protein: MENNFKTLINIQPKEISNHYPKDIKFEIIGNEFTKIAVITSVGDHELEDWLAKNNDFVDEIYEKNRIILFRKFNGFSSKKEFSSIVYNLSTGGALDYAEPSSPRTRLEDKIYTSTEYPKEQSIPQHNEHSYSKSWPKKLFFYCERPSEVGGCTPICNSSAVYNKIPSEITKRFEDKGGVMYVRNFSEEMDIPWETFFGTKEIKEVEKYCKEHHMNLSQIDQNRLRIDYVAQATLLDKPTNKKIWFNQAHLFHYSNLDSDVYNYLIDTYGIDNLPRNSYYGDGTTISISDLQLIRQAYEDVAFRFDWEQGDLLMMDNINFTHGRDPYDGARQLYVSMSEEDGVHNYLKAAATTKVTEARKNTASFFIINESKYGDSKAMLKYKLALSCRMLRSLQLDEGSISGHISMKVPNEKNLFWVNPFGILFDEITPDNLILVNNDGEVLEGDYPINVAGFCIHSEIHNTSREANCIVHTHSPWGTLFSSLEKPEILMLDQNSCMFYDNYVLYNEFDGPVNTTDRAIKLAEKLRDKNIAVLANHGAISCGESIETAMMYMISLERSFRLNVLARQMNEKVNLIDSKTAQNSKEWISNPMGFKIEFDALARRIEREYPDIKNYYPISLSI, from the coding sequence ATGGAAAATAATTTTAAAACCCTCATCAATATACAACCTAAAGAAATCAGTAATCACTATCCTAAAGACATAAAGTTTGAAATAATTGGGAATGAATTTACGAAAATAGCAGTAATAACATCAGTGGGAGATCATGAGCTAGAGGATTGGCTTGCGAAAAACAATGATTTTGTAGATGAAATTTATGAAAAAAACAGAATCATTCTATTTAGAAAATTTAATGGCTTTAGCTCTAAAAAAGAATTTTCTTCAATTGTTTACAACTTGTCGACAGGAGGAGCACTTGACTATGCGGAGCCTTCTTCTCCCCGGACACGACTGGAAGATAAAATATATACTTCTACAGAATATCCTAAAGAACAGTCAATACCTCAGCATAACGAACATTCTTACTCAAAATCCTGGCCTAAAAAATTATTCTTTTATTGCGAACGTCCTTCGGAGGTTGGTGGTTGTACACCTATTTGCAATAGTTCTGCTGTTTACAATAAAATACCATCAGAAATTACAAAACGGTTTGAGGATAAAGGTGGTGTAATGTATGTGAGAAACTTCAGCGAGGAAATGGATATTCCTTGGGAAACTTTTTTCGGAACAAAAGAGATAAAAGAGGTAGAAAAATACTGTAAGGAACATCACATGAATCTTAGTCAGATTGATCAAAACAGGCTTAGAATCGACTATGTTGCGCAGGCTACACTCCTGGATAAACCTACGAATAAAAAAATATGGTTTAATCAGGCACATCTGTTCCACTACAGTAATCTGGATAGTGATGTTTACAACTATTTAATAGATACTTACGGAATAGATAACCTTCCGCGTAATAGTTACTATGGAGATGGAACAACCATATCCATAAGCGATCTGCAGCTCATAAGACAGGCTTATGAAGATGTTGCTTTCAGATTCGATTGGGAGCAGGGAGATTTGCTAATGATGGACAATATTAATTTTACCCATGGCAGAGATCCATATGATGGTGCAAGACAACTCTATGTGTCTATGTCAGAAGAGGATGGTGTTCATAATTACTTAAAAGCTGCAGCTACGACAAAGGTAACTGAAGCCAGAAAAAATACTGCGTCTTTTTTTATTATCAATGAGTCTAAGTACGGAGATAGTAAAGCAATGCTTAAATATAAACTTGCCTTATCGTGCAGAATGCTGAGAAGTCTTCAGCTTGATGAAGGAAGCATCAGCGGGCATATCAGTATGAAAGTCCCTAATGAGAAAAACTTATTTTGGGTAAACCCTTTCGGAATATTGTTTGATGAAATAACACCCGATAACCTGATATTGGTTAATAACGATGGGGAAGTGCTTGAAGGAGATTATCCGATTAATGTGGCCGGATTCTGTATACATTCCGAAATACATAATACCAGCAGAGAAGCCAATTGTATTGTACATACACACTCGCCATGGGGAACACTTTTTTCATCGCTTGAAAAGCCCGAAATCCTGATGCTTGATCAGAACAGTTGCATGTTCTATGATAACTATGTATTGTATAATGAATTCGATGGCCCTGTTAATACAACCGACCGTGCCATTAAATTGGCTGAAAAACTGAGAGATAAAAATATTGCCGTTTTAGCCAACCATGGTGCAATTTCTTGTGGAGAGAGTATTGAAACGGCTATGATGTATATGATCAGTTTGGAACGTTCATTCAGGCTTAATGTACTGGCAAGACAGATGAATGAAAAAGTAAATCTGATTGATTCCAAAACAGCTCAAAACTCCAAAGAGTGGATCAGTAATCCTATGGGTTTTAAAATTGAATTCGACGCTTTGGCCAGAAGAATTGAACGTGAATATCCTGACATCAAAAACTATTACCCAATTTCTTTAAGTATATGA